AAGGACCGGATTGAGACCGGCGTTGTCTACTCACACAACCGGATCAACAATGCGAGATGCCACAGCTAATCAAAAGGATAACGAACTCGCTACTGCAAATGGCCGAAATGTGTACCGGCTGACTCAGTCCGGGATCGCGTTCAGGTCCGCGAGCAGCTTTCGCCCCGTCTCGGGATCGGTCATGTAAATATAGGCCGCATACCCCAGAAGCCGGGCGACCGACTCGCCCTCGGGCAGCGGTTTACCTTTCCCCAAGTTGTGGACCGCGGCCCGCATCTCGCGCTTCAATTTCCGCGACACACGTGGTTGACTGGTGCCGTTGACGACGAGCCCGGTCACCGTCTGTCGGCCGCCGCTCCGGGCGACCCGCGTCTTGTCCGCGTGGACCCGGAACCCCTCGCCTTCCACGACCCGTTTCACGCACCCCAGGAGTGCCCCGAGTTTCGGCGGACCGGCGTGGGCGGCCGGCAGGCTGAACGTCATGTCGTCCGCGTATCGGGTATACCGCCACCCGAGTTTGGCCGCGAGGCCGGTGAGCCGGCGGTCGAGCCGGAGGCAGAGGGCGTTCGTCAGGGCCGGACTGGTCGGGGCGCCTTGCGGTAGGCACCGTGGGCCGAGGCTGACGTAATACGTCGTCCCTTCCAGGTCCACGACTTCGCGGGGCGCCTCCGTGCAAATCAGCGCGAGGAGGGTGGCGATCGATTCGTTGTACCCGGCCCGGCGGAATACACCTCTCACCCGCCGCCAGGTCACGGTCGGAAAGAACTCTTTCACGTCCATCTTGAGGATCATTTTCGCGGACGCGTGGGCGGCGGCGTTGGTGGCGATCGAACGCCCGGCCAGAAAGCCGTGGGCGGCCCCGTGGACCGGGAGTCGCTCGACGATGTTGTGCAGAATCCAGCGCTGCGCCGCTTTCAACCGGGGCAGCGGCGCCCAGATCGGTCGTTCCGAACCGTCCCGCTTGGGAATGGCGAACCGCACGTAATGAATGCTCGTGGCCGCATCGCGGTGGTAGCAGAGGCCGCGGAGTTGGGCGAGTGTAATCCCGAGAGCTTCGGCCAGTTGTTCCGGGGTATCGAGGGGCGGCAGTTCGTTCTCGGCCGCCCGCTCGGGACCGTTCGGCGTGTCCCACTTGTCCGGCTTGGCCCCGTCCGTCCAGAACACGCCTTCGCCGAGGTGAACGACGTGGGCGGCCTTGTACGCCGCCCACGCTTCCCGGCGGAGCTTCTTCGTCTCGATCGCTTCTTGCTTCAGCGCCTTCTTGTACTGATCCTTTTCCCGATCCGACATCCCCTCCACGTCTCGACGTTCAACGAGAAACCCTCGCTCCCGAAGTTGCTCGGTCACGTAAGCCTGGGTGCCGCCGGCCTGGGTGATCTGACGCCAGAGGGTGAGCGGGTCGGGTCGGGTGCTGTTCATGGGAGGGTACTGTGAAACTCACTGCCTCAATGGTGTGGTGCCTCAGGTCTTTAACGCTGGTCTTCACTCTTCATTTTTGTGCTTTTTTGTGCCTTTTTGTGGCCATTCTTCCGGCTTCATTCCGCGACGGCGTCGAGGTAGCCCCTGGACGTCAGGTCCGCGAGTCGGGCGAAGTACGCCGTCCGGGCGGCCGCCTCGGTGTTGAACCGTAGCGCCTGGACCCGCGCGGGCTGACCCGCCCTGCCCCACCGGACTTTCACCTTCTGCCGCTCCAACGACACCTGGGCGACCGTCTCCTCGTTCCCCACCCGGCGGCTGAACGCCCGCGTCTCGAACGTTACCGCGTCGTCGGTTTTGGCCCGTTCCGCTTCCCGCGCGGCGAACGCCAGACGGAGGGCGATCAGGTGGACGCACGGCCCGGCCTTGAGCCCCTGCTTCCGGAACGCGGTGCAGGTACAAACGGCCTTCCGCACCTGCCCCTCGTCGGCCAGT
This is a stretch of genomic DNA from Fimbriiglobus ruber. It encodes these proteins:
- a CDS encoding reverse transcriptase family protein translates to MNSTRPDPLTLWRQITQAGGTQAYVTEQLRERGFLVERRDVEGMSDREKDQYKKALKQEAIETKKLRREAWAAYKAAHVVHLGEGVFWTDGAKPDKWDTPNGPERAAENELPPLDTPEQLAEALGITLAQLRGLCYHRDAATSIHYVRFAIPKRDGSERPIWAPLPRLKAAQRWILHNIVERLPVHGAAHGFLAGRSIATNAAAHASAKMILKMDVKEFFPTVTWRRVRGVFRRAGYNESIATLLALICTEAPREVVDLEGTTYYVSLGPRCLPQGAPTSPALTNALCLRLDRRLTGLAAKLGWRYTRYADDMTFSLPAAHAGPPKLGALLGCVKRVVEGEGFRVHADKTRVARSGGRQTVTGLVVNGTSQPRVSRKLKREMRAAVHNLGKGKPLPEGESVARLLGYAAYIYMTDPETGRKLLADLNAIPD